Genomic segment of Dromiciops gliroides isolate mDroGli1 chromosome 3, mDroGli1.pri, whole genome shotgun sequence:
TATGCTCACAGTATGATTGGGGAATGATTCTGTTAGGGCAAAAGGGTTTCCAGGTGACCATAAAACAGAAGGGGCTCACCCAAAACACACCTCTTGCCATCACTGCCACACCTAATTTGGCCACCACTGAGGGAGATAGGATCGTTGAATGACGTAGTGGGAAACAGATGGCCACATAACGATCCAGGGCCATTGCCATGAGTACACCTGACTCCACAGAAGAGAAAGCATGGATGAAAAAGACTTGAGTGAGGCAGGCATAGTAATCAATTTCACATGAACCAAACCAGAAGATTCCCAGCATCTTGGGAAGAGTGGAAGTGGATAAAACTAAGTCGGTCAAAGCTAGCATAGCCAGAAAGATATACATAGGTTCATGGAGGGTATGGTCAATACGTACCACATGGAGAATGGTGATATTTCCCATCAAGGCCAAAATATACATGGCACAAAAAGGGAAGGCAATCCAGAACTGAGATTTCTCCAATCCTGGTATTCCAAGCAGGATAAAGGATGCAGGATGGAGAGATATGTTCCCAGAAGATGGCATGAGGTGATCCTTATTACAAACCATGTTTAGCAAAGGACCCTTGCTGCCAAAAACCAAGCCAAACATAACATATTTAGCATTAAGATAAAGCATAAAATAGTGTTTATTGTGTACTAATATAAGGTCTCACCAGGAAATATAGTGACCAGGAGAGTAATTTCCATTGTTGTAttaaaattatgttttgtttgttcatttttttctttttgaaaaactaaaaatgttatttttgttcttgATTTTTTCTCCTGTAGTCaataa
This window contains:
- the LOC122750586 gene encoding olfactory receptor 52R1-like; this translates as MPSSGNISLHPASFILLGIPGLEKSQFWIAFPFCAMYILALMGNITILHVVRIDHTLHEPMYIFLAMLALTDLVLSTSTLPKMLGIFWFGSCEIDYYACLTQVFFIHAFSSVESGVLMAMALDRYVAICFPLRHSTILSPSVVAKLGVAVMARGVFWVSPFCFMVTWKPFCPNRIIPQSYCEHMAVLKLVCADTRANRMYGLFVAFSVVGFDIIIISVSYIMILQTVLRLPSGDARNKAFGTCASHICVILAFYIPALFTFLTHRFGQQVPRVVHIMLANLYLLVPPMLNPFIYGVKTKQIRERVAHAFCQKVT